Proteins found in one Brachypodium distachyon strain Bd21 chromosome 5, Brachypodium_distachyon_v3.0, whole genome shotgun sequence genomic segment:
- the LOC100843922 gene encoding protein MKS1, with protein MLNHPHSHSRHGPLSPLLRVLSRAAAAAAGSPSEHHRARQPMDSPSSSGRPTTPRRQLQLQGPRPPRLNVRPESHAIKKPSGAPAQAQAQGRRDQQQQPHGPPPARAPVIIYDASPKIIHTKPSEFLALVQRLTGPSSSAGPFPSEAHAQTQDQDYQMEDAVQLGQSSFLPPELLLSPSAAMSPAARLATIERSVRNPMHTLPASGYVDFSNDRFDDGGLAAVLGGAARPGILSPLPSSLPPAAASGLFSPLPFDASCISWLNELSPILRAASTGAGSSGSGSGGGGGAGNGGIARPPPAYYSDPFVPSPRNLLATPTMPSPATFAELLRNLPDL; from the coding sequence ATGCTGAACCATCCCCATTCCCATTCCCGTCACGGTCCCCTTTCCCCGCTCCTGCGCGTcctctcccgcgccgccgccgccgccgccgggagcCCCTCGGAGCACCACCGGGCCCGGCAGCCCATGGACTCGCCCTCGTCGTCGGGCCGGCCCAccacgccgcggcggcagctgcagctccagggcccgcgcccgccgcggctCAACGTGCGGCCCGAGTCGCACGCCATCAAGAAGCCGTccggggcgccggcgcaggcccaggcccagggcCGGAgggatcagcagcagcaaccgcacgggccgccgccggcgcgggcgcccGTGATCATCTACGACGCGTCCCCCAAAATCATCCACACCAAGCCCAGCGAGTTCCTGGCGCTCGTGCAGCGGCTCACCGGCCCGAGCTCTAGCGCTGGCCCGTTCCCCTCCGAGGCCCATGCCCAGACCCAGGACCAGGACTACCAGATGGAGGATGCCGTGCAGCTGGGGCAGTCGTCGTTCCTGCCGCCGGAGCTGCTGCTctcgccgtccgccgccatGTCCCCGGCCGCGAGGCTGGCGACCATCGAGAGGTCCGTCCGCAATCCGATGCACACCTTGCCGGCGTCGGGGTATGTTGACTTCTCCAACGACAGATTCGACGACGGGGGCCTGGCCGCGGTCCTCGGTGgcgcggcccggcccggcaTCCTGTCCCCTTTGCCCTCGTCGCTGCCCCCGGCCGCGGCCTCCGGGCTCTTCTCGCCGCTGCCGTTCGACGCGAGCTGCATCAGCTGGCTCAACGAGCTCAGCCCCATCCTCCGAGCCGCCTCCACGGGCGCCGGCTCCtcaggcagcggcagcggcggcggcggcggcgcgggcaacGGTGGGAtcgcccggccgccgccggcctacTACTCCGACCCCTTCGTCCCGAGCCCTCGCAACCTCCTCGCCACGCCCACCatgccgtcgccggcgacctTCGCCGAGCTCTTGCGCAACCTGCCGGATCTTTAG
- the LOC100843614 gene encoding E3 ubiquitin-protein ligase PUB23 — translation MEGFSLAPAVDVPSYFLCPISMEIMRDPVTLSSGITYDRDSIERWVFTDGHGECPMTKQRLGAGDREPTPNHTLRRLIQGWCAVHAVERFPTPRAPVDAARVASLVDAARRSGEHELMASLRELADIVAERDCNRRCVEGAPGAVAFLVSVVKTHATARDEDDADAAGAAGEKPLLPGSARDDTPNKASSPDPEEVALGILHSLKLSPESWKRILERGDNFLDTMACVLRRWPRPGRSDLSRTYGIQLLKAAVSEMPPAQLTSASADLVDGVVSLLKADKQPPSPGKMQNKKAVKISLQVLCRLCLWGRNRVKAVEAGAVSALVELLLDDRGSGSKRAGELAVVVMDHLCGCAEGRLELVAHPAGLAVMARAVSARGVATTESAVRALHAVARHTATPAVLQEMLAVGVVGRLLFLLQAGAVGDRPRERAREMLKMHARVWKGSPCFAPHLHASYPC, via the coding sequence ATGGAGGGGTTTTcgctggcgccggcggtggatGTCCCGTCCTACTTCCTGTGCCCGATCTCGATGGAGATCATGCGGGACCCGGTGACGCTCTCCTCGGGGATCACCTACGACCGGGACAGCATCGAGCGGTGGGTGTTCACGGACGGCCACGGCGAGTGCCCGATGACCAAGCAGCGCCTGGGCGCCGGCGACCGCGAGCCCACGCCCAACCACACGCTCCGGAGGCTCATCCAGGGCTGGTGCGCCGTGCACGCCGTGGAGCGGTTCCCCACCCCGCGCGCCCCCGTCGACGCCGCGCGCGTGGCATCCCTCGTGGACGCGGCCAGGCGGAGCGGCGAGCACGAGCTCATGGCGTCGCTCAGGGAGCTCGCGGACATCGTCGCCGAGCGCGACTGCAACCGGCGCTGCGTCGAGGGCGCGCCCGGCGCCGTCGCGTTCCTCGTGTCCGTCGTCAAGACGCACGCCACTGCCCGCGACGAGGATGACGCTGATGCTGCTGGCGCCGCGGGAGAGAAGCCTTTGTTGCCAGGATCAGCACGGGACGACACGCCGAATAAGGCGAGCTCGCCGGACCCGGAGGAGGTGGCTTTGGGGATCCTGCATTCGCTGAAGCTGTCTCCGGAGAGCTGGAAGCGGATCCTGGAGCGCGGCGACAATTTCCTGGACACCATGGCGTGCGTGCTGAGGCGgtggccaaggccaggccGAAGCGACCTGTCGCGCACGTACGGCATCCAGCTCCTGAAAGCCGCGGTCTCGGAGATGCCCCCGGCGCAGCTGACCTCGGCCAGCGCCGACCTGGTGGACGGGGTCGTGTCGCTGCTGAAGGCAGACAAGCAGCCGCCTTCCCCAGGGAAGATGCAGAACAAGAAGGCGGTGAAGATCTCGCTGCAGGTGCTCTGCCGGCTCTGCCTGTGGGGCCGGAACCGGGTCAAGGCCGTGGAGGCCGGCGCGGTGTCGGCGCTCgtcgagctcctcctggacgaccgcggcagcggcagcaagcGGGCGGGGGAGCTAGCCGTGGTGGTGATGGACCATCTCTGCGGGTGCGCGGAAGGGCGGCTGGAGCTTGTGGCGCACCCGGCGGGCCTGGCGGTGATGGCGCGCGCGGTGTCGGCACGGGGGGTGGCGACGACGGAGAGCGCGGTGCGCGCGCTGCACGCCGTGGCGAGGCACACGGCGACGCCCGCGGTGCTGCAGGAGATGCTGGCGGTCGGGGTGGTCGGCAGGCTGCTGTTTCTCCTGCAGGCCGGTGCCGTGGGGGACCGGCCCAGGGAGCGGGCCAGGGAGATGCTCAAGATGCACGCCAGGGTATGGAAGGGCTCGCCGTGCTTCGCGCCGCACCTCCATGCTTCCTACCCGTGTTGA